One region of Bacillus pumilus genomic DNA includes:
- a CDS encoding FtsK/SpoIIIE family DNA translocase, translating to MAKKRKRKTRKKQNKQLKLKYELNGLVCIAIAIIAILQLGVVGQTFVHLFRFFAGEWFILCLIGLFLFGVTIFWKKQIPDMLTRRKAGLYCIIASILLLSHVKLFQHLSSAGAIGSQSVIRNTFELFLMDMKGETGSPDLGGGMIGAVLFAASYFLFAQAGSQIMAIVLMLIGIVLITNRSLQEMVKKVTLPVSQFMVKQWKAFVEDMKGIRQAKKSAPSQKTAQKKKRSRIQEEDEDDQIIMEEEAPVPDNSQPIISSFADRDDILTPLVQKEQAAKETSPLQESVQSTPAPSDSADEPKEAPPMTFTELENKDYELPSLDILAEPQHSGQQTDKKNIYENARKLEKTFQSFGVKAKVTQVHLGPAVTKYEVYPDVGVKVSKIVNLSDDLALALAAKDIRIEAPIPGKSAIGIEVPNAEIAMVSLKEVLESKQNDRPNAKLLIGLGRNISGEAVLAEMNKMPHLLVAGSTGSGKSVCINGIITSILMRAKPHEVKMMMIDPKMVELNVYNGIPHLLAPVVTDPKKASQALKKVVSEMERRYELFSHTGTRNIEGYNDYIKRMNQSEEAKQPELPYIVVIVDELADLMMVASSDVEDSITRLSQMARAAGIHLIIATQRPSVDVITGVIKANIPSRIAFSVSSQTDSRTILDMGGAEKLLGRGDMLFLPVGANKPVRVQGAFLSDEEVEHVVDHVITQQKAQYQEEMIPTEETQDQLTAVDDDLYDEAVELIIGMQTASVSMLQRRFRIGYTRAARLIDAMEERGVVGPYEGSKPREVLLSKEQYDELSS from the coding sequence ATGGCTAAAAAGAGAAAACGGAAAACGAGAAAAAAACAAAATAAACAGCTAAAACTGAAATATGAATTAAATGGGTTAGTCTGTATTGCCATAGCGATCATCGCCATTTTACAGCTAGGCGTCGTTGGACAAACCTTCGTACATTTATTCCGATTCTTTGCAGGTGAATGGTTCATTCTCTGCCTTATCGGATTATTTCTTTTTGGCGTGACCATCTTCTGGAAAAAACAAATCCCAGATATGTTGACAAGAAGAAAAGCAGGGCTATACTGCATCATTGCGAGTATCTTGCTTTTGTCTCATGTGAAGCTCTTTCAGCACCTTTCATCTGCGGGTGCGATAGGCTCTCAAAGTGTGATCAGAAATACATTTGAGCTTTTCTTGATGGACATGAAAGGTGAGACGGGGTCGCCTGATTTAGGAGGCGGCATGATCGGTGCCGTATTATTTGCTGCTTCTTATTTCTTATTTGCACAAGCAGGCTCTCAAATCATGGCAATCGTTCTGATGCTGATTGGAATTGTGCTGATTACAAATCGATCTCTTCAAGAAATGGTGAAAAAAGTGACGCTGCCTGTCTCGCAATTTATGGTGAAGCAGTGGAAAGCGTTTGTTGAAGATATGAAAGGAATCAGGCAGGCGAAAAAGAGCGCGCCCTCTCAGAAAACGGCCCAAAAGAAAAAACGGTCTCGTATTCAAGAAGAGGACGAAGATGATCAGATCATAATGGAAGAGGAAGCGCCAGTGCCTGACAATAGTCAGCCGATTATCTCAAGCTTTGCTGACAGAGATGACATTCTCACCCCGCTCGTTCAAAAAGAGCAGGCGGCAAAAGAGACTTCGCCTCTTCAAGAATCTGTACAAAGTACGCCGGCTCCATCAGATTCAGCTGATGAACCAAAAGAGGCGCCGCCGATGACGTTTACTGAACTTGAAAACAAAGATTACGAATTGCCGTCACTGGATATTTTGGCAGAGCCGCAGCACTCAGGGCAGCAAACAGACAAGAAAAATATATACGAAAATGCAAGAAAGCTTGAAAAAACGTTTCAAAGCTTTGGCGTCAAAGCAAAAGTCACACAGGTTCACTTAGGACCGGCTGTTACCAAATATGAGGTCTATCCAGATGTCGGCGTGAAGGTAAGTAAAATCGTCAATCTAAGTGATGACTTAGCCCTTGCTCTCGCAGCAAAAGATATTCGGATTGAGGCGCCGATTCCTGGTAAATCAGCCATCGGTATTGAGGTTCCGAATGCAGAAATTGCGATGGTTTCTTTAAAAGAGGTATTAGAATCGAAGCAAAATGACCGTCCAAATGCGAAGCTACTGATTGGACTCGGCCGCAATATTTCGGGTGAAGCCGTTCTGGCTGAAATGAACAAAATGCCGCATTTACTTGTAGCAGGTTCGACTGGAAGCGGAAAAAGTGTGTGTATCAATGGCATTATCACAAGTATTCTGATGAGAGCGAAACCTCATGAAGTGAAAATGATGATGATTGATCCGAAAATGGTTGAACTAAATGTGTATAATGGCATTCCGCATCTGCTCGCTCCCGTTGTAACGGACCCTAAGAAAGCCTCACAGGCACTTAAAAAAGTCGTCAGTGAAATGGAACGCCGCTATGAATTATTTTCTCATACGGGGACAAGAAATATTGAAGGGTACAATGATTACATTAAACGAATGAATCAATCAGAAGAGGCGAAACAGCCAGAACTTCCTTATATTGTTGTCATTGTAGACGAGCTTGCAGATTTAATGATGGTCGCTTCCTCTGATGTGGAAGATTCTATTACAAGACTTTCGCAAATGGCTCGTGCAGCCGGAATTCATTTAATTATTGCCACACAAAGACCTTCTGTCGATGTCATTACAGGTGTCATTAAAGCCAACATCCCATCTCGCATTGCCTTTAGCGTGTCCTCGCAAACCGATTCAAGGACGATCCTTGATATGGGGGGCGCAGAAAAACTGCTCGGCAGAGGGGATATGCTGTTTCTACCAGTTGGAGCAAACAAACCAGTTCGTGTGCAGGGCGCCTTTTTATCAGATGAAGAAGTAGAACATGTCGTTGATCATGTGATCACTCAGCAAAAAGCACAATATCAAGAAGAAATGATTCCAACTGAAGAAACGCAGGATCAGCTTACAGCTGTGGATGACGATTTATATGATGAAGCAGTGGAACTCATCATCGGCATGCAGACGGCTTCTGTCTCTATGCTTCAAAGAAGATTCCGCATCGGCTATACCCGGGCCGCCCGCCTGATTGACGCAATGGAAGAGCGAGGCGTTGTCGGTCCTTATGAAGGAAGTAAACCGAGAGAAGTCCTGCTTTCAAAAGAACAATATGACGAGCTCTCTTCATAA
- a CDS encoding GntR family transcriptional regulator, with protein sequence MSTKTDNRHLYLKVIDRIKEDIQSGVYAEKEKLPSEFELSKLLGVSRATLREALRILEEEKYLIRRHGVGTFVNTRPLFSTGIEQLASVTKMIEQVNMTPGTIFLSSQEGEPTENDVIRFQCDESDEIFSMERVRTADGQPVVYCLDKIPVKHLPASFTHEEESLFELFGREPHSGIKYAVADIEPIGYHDQVSPILECDPETALLLLKQIHYDQDDQPVLYSLNYFRADKFSFHVIRKRF encoded by the coding sequence ATGTCGACCAAAACAGACAATCGCCATTTATATTTGAAAGTGATTGACCGTATTAAAGAAGATATACAATCAGGCGTATATGCCGAAAAAGAGAAACTACCTTCTGAATTTGAGCTCTCAAAGCTTTTAGGCGTGAGCAGAGCGACACTGCGTGAAGCCCTTCGTATATTAGAAGAAGAGAAATATTTAATTAGAAGGCATGGTGTGGGTACGTTCGTCAACACAAGACCACTCTTTTCAACAGGCATAGAACAGCTGGCAAGTGTCACGAAAATGATAGAGCAGGTCAATATGACGCCTGGTACCATCTTTTTATCGTCGCAAGAAGGGGAGCCAACAGAGAATGATGTGATTCGTTTTCAGTGTGATGAATCTGATGAGATTTTTTCAATGGAGCGCGTTCGAACGGCCGATGGACAGCCTGTGGTTTACTGTTTAGATAAAATTCCGGTCAAGCATCTTCCTGCATCTTTTACCCATGAAGAAGAGTCTCTTTTTGAGCTGTTTGGAAGAGAACCACACAGCGGGATTAAATATGCAGTTGCTGACATTGAACCAATTGGCTACCACGATCAGGTTTCACCGATACTAGAATGTGACCCTGAAACAGCATTATTATTACTGAAACAAATACACTATGATCAGGATGATCAGCCGGTCTTATACTCGCTAAATTATTTTCGAGCGGATAAATTCAGCTTTCATGTGATACGTAAACGATTTTAA
- a CDS encoding MFS transporter, which produces MLGEKTVSKKNIIALSSVPLIMTLGNSMLIPVLPQIEKTLSITSFQVSLIITVYSVVAILCIPIAGYLSDRIGRKKVLLPCLLIAGLGGAVAAVASTIMKEPYMWILFGRVLQGVGSAGAAPVVMPFIGDLFHDDEEVSAGLGAIETSNTAGKVLSPIIGALLASWFWFVPFWFIPFFSIISFLMVLFMVESAKKEEDPPSFKEFLKSTKTIFKHEGRWLYAIFAIGGFIMFLLFGVLFYLSDNLEAAYQIKGVKKGLLLSIPLLFLSISSYVAGKTIGKEKGKMRIFLIVGMALLSLSYMFLWWNHSFYVLFICLSIGGVGIGIVLPALDALITEGIEKEQCGTITSFYSSMRFIGVALGPPIYAYLMDKGDSIVFILSTICSLISLFLVLFFIQPDEEDESEQLKTV; this is translated from the coding sequence ATGTTGGGCGAGAAAACAGTCAGTAAAAAGAATATTATTGCATTATCATCAGTGCCTTTAATCATGACACTTGGGAACTCGATGCTCATTCCCGTATTGCCACAGATAGAAAAGACACTTTCCATTACTTCCTTTCAAGTCTCCCTCATTATTACGGTATACTCCGTTGTCGCGATCTTATGTATTCCGATCGCCGGCTATTTATCAGATCGAATCGGGCGAAAAAAGGTACTCCTGCCGTGTCTGTTAATCGCAGGACTTGGCGGGGCTGTGGCAGCAGTTGCCTCAACGATCATGAAAGAACCGTACATGTGGATTCTATTTGGCAGGGTCCTTCAAGGTGTTGGCTCAGCCGGGGCAGCACCTGTCGTGATGCCGTTTATTGGAGATTTGTTTCATGATGATGAAGAAGTCAGTGCGGGACTAGGCGCCATTGAAACCTCTAACACAGCTGGAAAGGTATTGAGCCCGATTATTGGGGCGCTTTTGGCTTCATGGTTTTGGTTTGTGCCGTTTTGGTTTATTCCGTTCTTCTCAATCATCAGCTTTCTCATGGTACTGTTCATGGTAGAATCCGCGAAAAAAGAGGAGGACCCGCCTTCATTCAAAGAATTTTTAAAATCAACAAAGACCATATTTAAGCATGAAGGACGCTGGCTGTATGCCATTTTTGCAATTGGCGGTTTTATTATGTTTCTTCTTTTTGGTGTGCTTTTTTACTTATCTGATAACCTAGAGGCAGCTTATCAAATTAAGGGTGTCAAAAAAGGGCTCCTGCTTAGCATTCCGCTCCTTTTTCTATCCATCAGCTCATACGTTGCTGGGAAAACGATTGGAAAAGAAAAAGGGAAAATGAGAATCTTTTTAATCGTAGGCATGGCCTTGTTATCACTTTCCTATATGTTTTTATGGTGGAATCACAGCTTTTATGTATTGTTTATCTGCTTAAGCATTGGCGGTGTTGGCATCGGTATTGTCCTGCCTGCACTTGATGCCCTGATCACAGAAGGAATTGAAAAAGAGCAGTGCGGAACCATTACGTCGTTTTACAGCAGTATGCGTTTTATCGGTGTCGCTTTAGGACCTCCGATTTACGCTTATCTCATGGATAAAGGGGACTCCATCGTTTTTATTCTCTCGACCATTTGCAGTCTTATTTCTCTATTTCTGGTCCTCTTCTTCATCCAGCCAGATGAAGAGGATGAAAGTGAACAATTAAAAACGGTTTAA
- a CDS encoding MMPL family transporter, producing the protein MLQIIKARWIVLVVWMITAVILFITAPNLEELTREKGQLKVPEGTPTAEALHLLDKLTDQNGKKDTGVIVFSEQHLFPKKEQELKKALSALMTHASDLHIDGITSYFHVDPDIQKQLLSKDKSTLLVPFKFDHYETKAVKIKERIEEVLKPYHVSYEMTGQKFVDSDVIQSSQQGLKKTELITIIFIFFILIIVFRSILAPVVPLITIGISYAVSRCIVAFLVEYMQFPLSNFTQIFMVAIMFGIGTDYCILLLSRFKEEIGQGRDVKESIIITYKCAGKTVLFSGLAVLVGFSSIGFAKFQLYQSAVSVAVGVGILLIALVTIVPFFMSVFGKSLFWPSKRENIRHPQSKMWEWAGRFSFKRPLISLGLVALITVPPILMYDGTLSYNSLNEIGTKYESVSAFNTISEQFGFGEALPLNVLVESDNKLDNQEKIVMIEKLTRKLNDIDEVKTVRSVTRPVGDGLSQLYVTSQAKELGGELGKGHEGIGKISDGLTETNLALLKQKPKIQESAKGIDQLIDGTKAIKSGIGEVRVSLISLEDGVRRSKDGVGTIRSKIKEAKKELEQEYRSSEAMIQELKRMVSTLERHAKSNQQLITTIKKVKSSYEKVSFEALEKRLPEVKDMDEYKEIKEVFKNTKGMLDQAGDQMNLYEEKASVFKEKIKKADSVIQSLSIKQKEVKRQVQALMEGLDQVYNGLEQTNEGQKQLIKEMPKIEDGADQLTDGQKAIKKGFSQLSSKLTLLTDGLDESIEGLEQVKSGFTEADGYLKQLQKAPDEEITGWFIPEEVLKRHEFKQIFHTYMSPDRKLTTFEVILNVNPYSNEAMKGVAKIEDTLDQYLPVSGLKNANYGVSGISSLNVDLKETSDGDFIRTVIFMLVGIFIILIILLRSIVMPIYLTLSLILTYFTSVGLTEWIFKTFFGYDGLSWAVPFFSFVILVTLGIDYSIFLMDRFNEWKGEHVQASMISAMRNMGSVIISAVAILAGTFAAMLPSGVLSLVEIATVILIGLLLYAFVVLPLFIPVMVRIFGKWNWWPFRMK; encoded by the coding sequence ATGTTGCAAATAATTAAAGCAAGATGGATTGTATTAGTGGTGTGGATGATAACAGCTGTGATTCTGTTTATTACTGCGCCCAATTTAGAGGAATTAACAAGAGAAAAAGGGCAATTAAAGGTTCCGGAGGGGACACCAACAGCTGAGGCACTTCACTTATTGGATAAGCTCACAGATCAAAACGGGAAAAAAGATACGGGTGTTATTGTATTCTCCGAACAACATCTGTTCCCTAAGAAAGAGCAGGAATTAAAAAAGGCTTTATCTGCACTCATGACACATGCTTCAGACCTCCACATTGACGGAATTACTTCGTATTTTCATGTAGATCCGGACATTCAAAAACAACTTTTATCAAAGGATAAAAGTACACTTCTTGTTCCATTCAAATTCGACCACTACGAAACAAAAGCTGTGAAGATTAAAGAACGAATTGAGGAAGTTTTAAAGCCCTATCATGTCTCATATGAAATGACGGGACAAAAATTTGTGGATTCAGATGTCATTCAAAGCTCTCAACAAGGTCTGAAGAAAACTGAACTTATAACGATCATTTTTATTTTCTTTATTTTAATCATTGTTTTCAGATCGATTTTGGCACCTGTTGTTCCGCTCATTACGATCGGCATTTCTTATGCTGTCAGCCGTTGTATTGTGGCTTTTCTAGTAGAATATATGCAATTTCCTCTATCTAATTTTACTCAGATTTTTATGGTAGCGATTATGTTCGGTATAGGAACAGATTATTGTATTTTGCTTTTAAGCCGTTTTAAAGAAGAAATCGGTCAAGGTCGTGATGTCAAAGAGTCAATTATCATCACATATAAATGTGCAGGGAAAACGGTCCTTTTCAGTGGCTTAGCCGTGTTAGTCGGCTTCTCAAGCATTGGGTTTGCCAAATTTCAATTGTACCAATCAGCTGTTAGTGTTGCTGTAGGAGTTGGCATCCTGCTGATCGCCCTTGTCACCATCGTTCCCTTTTTTATGTCTGTTTTTGGAAAATCCCTTTTCTGGCCATCTAAAAGAGAAAACATTCGCCACCCGCAAAGTAAAATGTGGGAATGGGCTGGGCGTTTTTCATTTAAAAGGCCGCTGATCAGCCTAGGTTTAGTTGCACTCATTACGGTGCCTCCTATTCTGATGTACGACGGGACTCTTTCTTATAACAGCTTAAATGAGATTGGGACAAAGTATGAATCAGTGTCTGCATTTAATACGATATCAGAGCAATTTGGCTTTGGGGAAGCGCTGCCCCTGAATGTACTTGTTGAAAGTGACAATAAGTTAGATAACCAAGAAAAGATTGTCATGATTGAAAAACTGACCCGTAAATTAAATGACATTGACGAAGTAAAAACGGTCCGTAGTGTCACTCGGCCTGTTGGTGATGGGTTAAGTCAGCTTTACGTCACCTCTCAAGCAAAAGAGCTGGGCGGAGAACTAGGAAAAGGCCATGAAGGAATCGGGAAAATTTCAGATGGTTTGACCGAAACAAATCTTGCCCTTCTTAAACAAAAACCAAAAATTCAAGAATCCGCTAAAGGCATTGATCAGCTGATTGATGGAACAAAAGCGATCAAAAGCGGCATTGGAGAAGTAAGGGTGTCCCTGATCTCTTTAGAAGATGGGGTGAGGCGCAGTAAAGATGGCGTCGGAACCATTCGAAGTAAAATCAAAGAAGCAAAAAAGGAATTAGAGCAAGAATATCGAAGCAGTGAAGCGATGATTCAAGAACTTAAACGAATGGTGAGTACGCTTGAACGTCATGCGAAATCAAATCAGCAGCTGATAACCACCATTAAAAAAGTAAAAAGTTCGTATGAAAAAGTATCGTTTGAAGCACTTGAAAAACGGCTGCCAGAAGTAAAAGATATGGATGAATATAAAGAAATCAAGGAAGTATTCAAAAACACAAAAGGAATGCTTGATCAAGCAGGGGACCAAATGAATCTGTATGAAGAGAAAGCCTCTGTCTTTAAAGAAAAGATCAAGAAAGCAGATTCAGTGATTCAAAGCCTATCAATCAAGCAAAAAGAAGTAAAACGTCAAGTACAAGCGCTCATGGAAGGGCTCGATCAAGTTTATAACGGTCTTGAACAAACAAATGAGGGCCAAAAACAATTGATTAAAGAAATGCCTAAAATTGAAGATGGCGCAGACCAGCTGACAGACGGCCAAAAAGCCATCAAAAAAGGATTTAGTCAGCTTTCATCAAAACTCACATTGTTAACAGATGGTTTAGATGAAAGTATTGAAGGGCTTGAGCAGGTCAAAAGCGGCTTCACAGAGGCGGACGGCTATTTAAAGCAGCTTCAGAAAGCGCCAGATGAAGAAATAACAGGCTGGTTTATTCCAGAAGAAGTGCTGAAACGCCATGAATTTAAGCAAATCTTTCATACGTATATGTCTCCAGATCGTAAATTAACAACCTTTGAAGTTATTTTAAATGTGAATCCATACAGCAATGAAGCGATGAAAGGCGTTGCGAAAATTGAGGACACCCTTGATCAATATTTACCTGTCAGCGGGTTAAAGAATGCAAATTACGGTGTGTCTGGTATCTCAAGTTTAAATGTAGATTTAAAAGAAACATCTGACGGTGACTTTATTCGAACGGTCATTTTCATGTTAGTTGGCATCTTTATCATTTTAATTATATTATTACGGTCAATCGTCATGCCGATATACTTAACACTTTCACTCATTTTAACGTATTTTACATCCGTCGGTTTAACAGAATGGATCTTTAAAACATTTTTTGGCTACGACGGTCTCAGCTGGGCTGTCCCATTTTTCAGCTTTGTCATTCTTGTCACCCTTGGCATTGATTATTCGATCTTCTTAATGGATCGCTTTAATGAATGGAAGGGAGAGCATGTGCAAGCATCAATGATATCAGCGATGAGAAATATGGGTTCCGTCATTATTTCAGCAGTCGCGATATTAGCGGGGACCTTTGCCGCTATGCTGCCGTCCGGTGTATTATCACTTGTTGAAATTGCAACGGTCATACTCATTGGGCTTTTATTATATGCTTTTGTTGTATTACCGCTCTTCATCCCGGTCATGGTTCGTATTTTCGGTAAATGGAATTGGTGGCCTTTTAGAATGAAATAA
- the yfmF gene encoding EF-P 5-aminopentanol modification-associated protein YfmF: MTYLQEKTLDTPGLHTHIVKTEKFKTVTILFKMLAPLSKDDVTMRSLFPHVLLRGTEKMPKTGELRAYFDELYGATVSADMAKKGENHIITFRLEMANEKYLKDQTPLLEKGIALLSDLLFHPYVENGAFSQLYVDQEKRTLKQRIQAVYDDKMRYSNLRLVQEMCKGEPYALHVNGEMEDIETITAQSLFEAYKHALQTNQLDLYVVGDVDEQDISRMVSQYFKTSNREPVKQHAESASTQREAKEVIDEEDVKQGKLNIGFRTHTTIADDDYPALHLFNGIFGGFSHSKLFINVREKASLAYYAVSRLESFKGLMMVMSGIEVGNYQQAVDIIKEQFEAMQKGDFSDEAIDQTKAVVKNQLLETIDTSYGTAEYLYQHAVVPTGETLDSFLEALDRVTKEDIIKVGQKIEWDTTYFLKGTEGAS, translated from the coding sequence ATGACGTACTTACAAGAGAAGACACTAGACACACCTGGTCTTCATACTCATATTGTCAAAACAGAAAAATTTAAAACGGTCACAATCCTTTTTAAAATGCTTGCGCCTCTATCGAAAGATGACGTCACCATGCGTTCACTTTTCCCGCATGTGCTGTTAAGAGGAACAGAGAAAATGCCGAAAACAGGAGAATTGCGTGCTTATTTTGATGAGCTTTATGGTGCTACGGTTTCAGCAGACATGGCGAAAAAAGGGGAGAATCACATCATTACCTTCCGCCTGGAAATGGCGAATGAGAAATATTTAAAGGATCAAACCCCTTTACTAGAAAAAGGGATTGCCTTACTATCTGATCTACTATTCCATCCGTATGTTGAAAATGGAGCGTTTAGTCAATTATATGTAGATCAAGAAAAACGTACTTTAAAACAGCGAATTCAAGCAGTGTATGATGATAAAATGCGTTACTCGAACTTAAGGCTTGTGCAGGAAATGTGCAAAGGTGAACCGTATGCACTGCACGTCAATGGAGAAATGGAAGATATCGAAACGATCACAGCTCAATCGCTGTTTGAAGCATATAAGCATGCGCTTCAAACAAATCAGCTTGATCTTTATGTTGTGGGAGATGTAGACGAACAAGACATCAGCCGAATGGTCTCTCAATACTTCAAAACAAGTAATAGAGAACCGGTCAAACAACACGCTGAATCAGCAAGCACGCAAAGAGAAGCAAAAGAAGTCATCGACGAAGAAGACGTGAAGCAAGGCAAACTGAATATCGGCTTTCGCACGCATACGACGATTGCAGATGACGATTATCCGGCTTTGCATTTGTTTAATGGCATATTCGGCGGCTTCTCACACTCGAAGCTATTCATCAATGTTCGGGAAAAAGCAAGTCTTGCGTACTACGCTGTGTCTAGACTTGAGAGCTTTAAAGGCTTGATGATGGTCATGTCAGGGATTGAAGTCGGCAACTATCAGCAGGCAGTAGACATCATAAAAGAACAATTTGAAGCGATGCAAAAAGGTGATTTTTCAGATGAAGCGATTGACCAAACAAAAGCTGTCGTCAAAAATCAGCTGCTTGAAACGATCGATACATCTTATGGGACAGCGGAATACCTGTATCAGCATGCCGTTGTGCCAACAGGGGAAACGCTTGATTCCTTTTTAGAAGCACTTGACCGAGTGACAAAAGAGGACATCATCAAAGTGGGTCAGAAAATCGAATGGGATACGACCTATTTTCTTAAAGGAACGGAGGGTGCTTCATGA